One stretch of Apium graveolens cultivar Ventura unplaced genomic scaffold, ASM990537v1 ctg1728, whole genome shotgun sequence DNA includes these proteins:
- the LOC141700065 gene encoding uncharacterized protein LOC141700065 isoform X2, with amino-acid sequence MICWLKEVKLCLLILKGLFWFVLEMMILMLFLIPLLSPVGTNGMMEPWFESKGLGDAGQVLAYFAVSKLGEPPIDGKTDTNPEGLTAAYGKWASAVAARLQAGGLSCKVLEKADFQKQMLEKLIWISAFMLVGARHPGATVGAVEKEFRSEVSSLISELASAAAAEKSITFEDAMEDRLCAYSRAVAHFPTAVKEFKWRNGWFYALSKKAIAAGKPDPCPLHTAWLKELNVVQD; translated from the exons ATGATTTGTTGGTTAAAAGAGGTGAAGCTGTGCCTCTTGATTTTGAAGGGCCTATTTTGGTTTGTACTAGAAATGATGATCTTGATGCTGTTCTTGATTCCACTCCTAAGTCCCGTTGGAACG AACGGAATGATGGAACCGTGGTTTGAGAGTAAAGGTCTAGGTGATGCAGGCCAAGTTTTGGCGTATTTTGCAGTTTCAAAACTTGGTGAACCTCCAATTGATGGGAAAACTGATACCAACCCTGAGGGACTAACGGCTGCTTATGGAAAGTGGGCATCTGCTGTGGCTGCAAGGTTGCAAGCTGGAGGTCTTTCTTGCAAG GTCCTTGAAAAGGCAGACTTTCAAAAGCAAATGTTGGAAAAGCTTATATGGATTTCAGCATTTATGCTTGTTGGAGCTCGCCATCCTGGGGCTACGGTTGGTGCTGTGGAAAAAGAATTCCGCTCTGAG GTCTCTAGCCTCATCAGTGAACTAGCATCAGCGGCAGCAGCAGAGAAAAGTATAACATTTGAAGATGCCATGGAAGATAGACTATGTGCTTATTCACGTGCTGTCGCCCACTTTCCAACAGCAGTGAAAGAG TTCAAATGGAGGAATGGTTGGTTCTACGCGCTCTCTAAGAAAGCAATTGCAGCTGGGAAACCTGACCCATGTCCACTTCATACAGCTTGGCTCAAAGAACTAAATGTTGTTCAAGATTGA
- the LOC141700062 gene encoding tubby-like protein 8, with the protein MSCTHKPSVLSQIPYNSLYVNPLTDLKHTRSFSEGCRENPDILPLGVHIRRNSDNKENVVALKKVENVKNADKENAEPNSGPLAVAKKVSTEKFHKKPRALKPTSLQLCMQMNEPDFLLGSGSVDPGDSEHSNSLKIWDYSDSESAPASSWSTIPNRTLLCRPLPVDIGRCTCVIVKEKCVEGLHGGSLYTLYTNEGHGRQNRKLAVARHKRHNGRSEFIVAQSTKGILCPGDDSFVGSVTSNLMGSKYNIWDQGSGPNSMIKQSKLLAAVTFIPTIASWSGNHRSMKAWVPKHQSMQLKNTTQVQHINGLPKDWNEKMDKVHQLFSRIPHYNSNTKQYELDFRERRGRSGLKIKSSVKNFQLTLEKHGRQAILQLGRVGKSTYVMDYRYPMTGLSSILHLFGFY; encoded by the exons ATGTCGTGTACACATAAACCCTCGGTTCTGTCTCAAATTCCATACAATTCCCTTTATGTCAATCCCCTCACTGACCTCAAACACACTCGTAGTTTCAGCGAAGGCTGTCGTGAAAACCCCGATATCCTGCCTCTCGGAGTTCACATTCGTCGTAATTCAGACAACAAAGAGAATGTTGTCGCACTTAAAAAAGTTGAAAATGTAAAAAATGCTGATAAGGAAAATGCTGAACCGAATAGCGGGCCTTTAGCTGTGGCTAAAAAGGTGTCTACGGAGAAGTTTCATAAGAAGCCTAGAGCCTTAAAGCCAACTTCACTTCAACTGTGTATGCAAATGAATGAACCTGATTTTTTACTTGGATCGGGGAGTGTGGACCCCGGTGATTCGGAGCACTCGAATTCGTTGAAGATTTGGGATTATTCGGATTCTGAGTCTGCTCCGGCTTCTTCCTGGTCTACCATTCCCAATAG GACATTGTTGTGCAGGCCTTTGCCGGTGGACATTGGGAGGTGCACTTGTGTAATTGTGAAAGAAAAATGTGTAGAAGGATTACATGGGGGCAGTTTGTACACTCTTTACACCAAT GAGGGTCATGGAAGACAAAATCGAAAACTTGCAGTGGCTCGCCACAAGAGGCATAATGGAAGATCTGAGTTTATAGTTGCTCAATCAACAAAAGGGATTTTATGTCCTGGTGATGATAGTTTTGTGGGAAGTGTCACTTCCAACCTCATGGGTTCCAAGTACAATATATGGGATCAG GGGAGTGGTCCAAATTCCATGATCAAACAATCTAAACTTCTTGCTGCTGTAAC ATTCATTCCCACCATAGCTAGCTGGTCAGGAAATCACAGAAGCATGAAAGCATGGGTACCTAAACACCAATCCATGCAGCTAAAAAATACAACTCAG GTTCAACATATAAACGGATTGCCCAAGGATTGGaatgagaaaatggacaaagTTCATCAGTTATTTTCTAGGATTCCTCATTACAATAGT AATACAAAGCAATACGAGTTAGATTTCAGAGAGAGGAGGGGAAGAAGCGGACTTAAAATCAAGAGTTCAGTCAAGAACTTTCAATTAACCTTAGAG AAACATGGAAGGCAGGCAATTCTGCAGCTCGGAAGAGTGGGAAAATCAACCTATGTGATGGATTACAG ATATCCAATGACAGGCCTATCAAGCATTCTGCATCTGTTTGGCTTCTATTGA
- the LOC141700065 gene encoding uncharacterized protein LOC141700065 isoform X1, translating into MTKTLSISSSSYRLHHYYTKPTSRLTSVSLKIRALSSPSSSSSTTSMATKVGPAVIVGGGRVGRALQDMGSGDDLLVKRGEAVPLDFEGPILVCTRNDDLDAVLDSTPKSRWNDLVFFQNGMMEPWFESKGLGDAGQVLAYFAVSKLGEPPIDGKTDTNPEGLTAAYGKWASAVAARLQAGGLSCKVLEKADFQKQMLEKLIWISAFMLVGARHPGATVGAVEKEFRSEVSSLISELASAAAAEKSITFEDAMEDRLCAYSRAVAHFPTAVKEFKWRNGWFYALSKKAIAAGKPDPCPLHTAWLKELNVVQD; encoded by the exons ATGACCAAAACACTCTCAATCTCTAGCTCTTCTTATCGTTTACACCATTATTACACTAAGCCCACTTCAAGATTAACAAGTGTTTCTTTAAAAATCAGAGCTTtatcatcaccatcatcatcTTCAAGCACAACTTCAATGGCTACTAAGGTGGGACCCGCTGTGATAGTTGGTGGAGGAAGAGTAGGGAGAGCTTTACAAGATATGGGAAGTGGGGATGATTTGTTGGTTAAAAGAGGTGAAGCTGTGCCTCTTGATTTTGAAGGGCCTATTTTGGTTTGTACTAGAAATGATGATCTTGATGCTGTTCTTGATTCCACTCCTAAGTCCCGTTGGAACG ATTTGGTCTTTTTCCAGAACGGAATGATGGAACCGTGGTTTGAGAGTAAAGGTCTAGGTGATGCAGGCCAAGTTTTGGCGTATTTTGCAGTTTCAAAACTTGGTGAACCTCCAATTGATGGGAAAACTGATACCAACCCTGAGGGACTAACGGCTGCTTATGGAAAGTGGGCATCTGCTGTGGCTGCAAGGTTGCAAGCTGGAGGTCTTTCTTGCAAG GTCCTTGAAAAGGCAGACTTTCAAAAGCAAATGTTGGAAAAGCTTATATGGATTTCAGCATTTATGCTTGTTGGAGCTCGCCATCCTGGGGCTACGGTTGGTGCTGTGGAAAAAGAATTCCGCTCTGAG GTCTCTAGCCTCATCAGTGAACTAGCATCAGCGGCAGCAGCAGAGAAAAGTATAACATTTGAAGATGCCATGGAAGATAGACTATGTGCTTATTCACGTGCTGTCGCCCACTTTCCAACAGCAGTGAAAGAG TTCAAATGGAGGAATGGTTGGTTCTACGCGCTCTCTAAGAAAGCAATTGCAGCTGGGAAACCTGACCCATGTCCACTTCATACAGCTTGGCTCAAAGAACTAAATGTTGTTCAAGATTGA